In Cynocephalus volans isolate mCynVol1 chromosome 3, mCynVol1.pri, whole genome shotgun sequence, one DNA window encodes the following:
- the RHOV gene encoding rho-related GTP-binding protein RhoV: MPPRELSEAEPPPLRAPTPPPRRRSAPPELGIKCVLVGDGAVGKSSLIVSYTCNGYPARYRPTALDTFSVQVLVDGAPVRIELWDTAGQEDFDRLRSLCYPDTDVFLACFSVVQPSSFQNITEKWLPEIRTHNPQAPVLLVGTQADLRDDVNVLIQLDQGGREGPVPQPQAQGLAEKIRACCYLECSALTQKNLKEVFDSAILSAIEHKARLEKKLNAKGVRTLSRCRWKKFFCFV; encoded by the exons ATGCCGCCGCGGGAGCTGAGCGAGGCGGAGCCGCCCCCGCTCCGGGCCCCGACCCCTCCTCCGCGGCGGCGCAGCGCGCCCCCGGAGCTGGGCATCAAGTGCGTACTGGTGGGCGACGGCGCCGTGGGCAAGAGCAGCCTCATCGTCAGCTACACCTGCAATGGGTACCCCGCGCGCTACCGGCCCACCGCGCTGGACACCTTCTCCG TGCAAGTCCTGGTGGATGGAGCGCCCGTGCGAATTGAGCTGTGGGACACAGCGGGACAG GAGGACTTTGACCGACTTCGCTCCCTCTGCTACCCGGATACCGATGTCTTCCTGGCATGCTTCAGCGTGGTGCAGCCCAGCTCCTTCCAAAACATCACAGAGAAATGGCTGCCTGAGATCCGCACTCACAATCCCCAGGCGCCTGTGCTGCTGGTGGGCACCCAGGCCGACCTGAGAGATGATGTCAACGTACTGATTCAGCTGGACCAGGGGGGTCGTGAGGGCCCGGTGCCCCAACCCCAGGCTCAGGGTCTGGCTGAGAAGATCCGGGCCTGCTGCTACCTCGAGTGCTCAGCCTTGACGCAGAAGAACTTGAAAGAGGTGTTTGACTCGGCCATTCTCAGTGCCATCGAGCACAAGGCCCGGCTGGAGAAGAAACTGAATGCCAAGGGTGTGCGCACCCTCTCCCGCTGCCGCTGGAAGAAGTTCTTCTGCTTTGTTTGA